The Natrinema salaciae genome contains a region encoding:
- a CDS encoding DUF7504 family protein, whose amino-acid sequence MEDERGGAVPDSATFARTLGTLKREGSNVLLVGSEATGTHETACQRLAGATKRDSRYRLFVTDERGVSCGGDHETDCVHTIDYSSTVDDRTPLGALGIEVVETIDEFADDADGFEPSELRVCVDSLVPLLREHDPQAVFRLLHMITSRIDQARGMGHYHVPLPRDHDAVNLFEPMFDAIVTVRSRGGTEEQQWYLRETETTTDWLEL is encoded by the coding sequence ATGGAAGACGAGCGAGGGGGAGCCGTGCCGGATAGTGCGACGTTCGCACGGACGCTCGGCACGCTCAAACGGGAGGGGAGCAACGTTCTGCTCGTCGGTTCGGAAGCGACGGGGACGCACGAGACGGCCTGTCAACGATTGGCGGGGGCGACGAAACGGGACTCGCGGTATCGACTGTTCGTCACGGACGAACGCGGGGTCAGCTGCGGTGGCGACCACGAGACCGACTGCGTCCACACGATCGATTACTCGAGTACGGTCGACGATCGAACGCCGCTGGGAGCGCTCGGGATCGAGGTCGTCGAGACGATCGACGAGTTCGCCGACGATGCCGACGGATTCGAGCCGTCGGAGCTTCGCGTCTGCGTCGACTCGCTGGTGCCGTTACTCCGGGAGCACGACCCGCAAGCGGTGTTCAGGCTGCTCCACATGATAACGTCACGAATCGACCAGGCTCGCGGCATGGGCCACTATCACGTGCCGCTCCCGCGGGATCACGACGCCGTCAACCTCTTCGAACCGATGTTCGACGCGATCGTCACGGTTCGGTCCCGCGGTGGGACCGAGGAACAGCAGTGGTACCTCCGGGAAACGGAGACGACCACCGACTGGCTCGAACTGTAG